From the genome of Mugil cephalus isolate CIBA_MC_2020 chromosome 2, CIBA_Mcephalus_1.1, whole genome shotgun sequence, one region includes:
- the LOC125004280 gene encoding forkhead box protein D1-like: MTLDHKLMEETVNHVEDLTDGNEDVKNTDVAVFGDNNVESEQRASSFTPIEVQGDFVVRLQDGPRRRTASVKPPYSYIALITMAILQSPKKRLTLSEICDFIMQRFAYYREKFPAWQNSIRHNLSLNDCFVKIPREPGNPGKGNYWTLDPMSADMFENGSFLRRRKRFKRKRFYLGTPKDSSAQERSLIPVFPLLGAHGVGSSLYGPDLFRDLDIESHVRSHMSPRIPPVSSIIPALSSLLSKNFPSCQTFQHFDPERCAAAPSLTPNTHFMAPATLHGVIPNYHVTQLSIFPTGIMN, from the coding sequence ATGACCTTGGACCACAAACTCATGGAGGAAACGGTCAATCACGTGGAGGATCTGACAGACGGCAATGAAGACGTCAAGAACACGGATGTTGCAGTGTTTGGTGATAACAATGTGGAGTCGGAGCAACGCGCTTCATCCTTCACTCCCATTGAAGTGCAGGGAGACTTTGTAGTCCGGCTACAGGATGGTCCGCGTAGGAGAACCGCCTCAGTGAAGCCTCCGTACTCTTACATCGCCCTGATCACCATGGCTATCCTCCAGAGCCCGAAAAAGAGACTCACCCTCAGTGAGATATGTGATTTTATCATGCAGCGCTTCGCATATTACCGGGAAAAGTTCCCAGCGTGGCAAAACTCGATCCGTCACAATTTGTCTTTGAATGACTGCTTTGTCAAAATACCACGGGAGCCGGGGAATCCAGGCAAGGGGAATTATTGGACTCTGGATCCTATGTCGGCAGATATGTTCGAAAACGGGAGTTTTCTTCGTAGAAGAAAGCGCTTTAAGAGGAAACGTTTCTATTTGGGAACGCCGAAGGACTCCAGTGCGCAGGAGCGCAGTCTGATTCCCGTCTTTCCTCTCCTCGGAGCGCACGGGGTGGGTTCGAGTCTCTACGGTCCAGATTTATTCCGCGATCTAGACATTGAAAGTCACGTTAGGAGCCACATGAGCCCCAGGATCCCACCTGTAAGCAGCATTATACCTGCGCTCTCCTCGCTTCTCTCCAAGAATTTCCCTTCTTGTCAAACTTTTCAACATTTCGACCCAGAACGCTGCGCCGCTGCCCCATCTTTGACTCCTAACACCCATTTCATGGCTCCTGCCACGCTCCACGGAGTGATTCCCAACTACCATGTTACTCAACTGTCAATTTTCCCCACTGGGATCATGAATTAA
- the fdx2 gene encoding ferredoxin-2, mitochondrial: protein MAASAAARSSVGLTLRFLRVIPDCSTCPLYRFKSCVNSVANIPRRGSFDSFRTINRHLQTSIGLYRGEEGNTNAEDREDVVNVVYIDRSGQRIPVKAKVGDNVLYLAHKHGIELEGACEASLACSTCHVYVSAAHFDKLPEPEEREDDMLDMAPMLQENSRLGCQIILTAELNGIELTLPKVTRNFYVDGHVPKPH, encoded by the exons ATGGCGGCGTCCGCTGCAGCCCGGTCGAGCGTGGGGCTGACTTTGAGATTTTTGAGAGTTATACCGGACTGTAGTACATGTCCACTGTACAGGTTTAAGAGCTGTGTAAACAGTGTTGCTAACATACCAAGGAGAGGCTCCTTTGATAGTTTTCGAACGATAAATCGACATTTACAGACGAGTATAG GTCTTTACCGCGGTGAGGAGGGAAACACCAATGCAGAGGACCGAGAGGATGT GGTCAATGTGGTGTATATTGATCGGTCAGGCCAGAGGATCCCAGTTAAGGCCAAAGTGGGAGACAATGTCCTGTATTTGGCTCACAAACATGGAATTGAACTGGAAG GAGCCTGTGAGGCCTCATTGGCCTGCTCAACATGTCATGTCTATGTGAGTGCTgcacattttgacaaactgccAGAGCCTGAAGAGAG GGAGGATGACATGCTTGACATGGCACCTATGCTTCAGGAGAACTCCCGGCTGGGATGTCAGATCATTCTCACTGCAGAGCTCAATGGTATTGAGCTCACTCTGCCCAAAGTCACCAGGAACTTCTATGTGGATGGCCATGTTCCCAAACCCCACTGA
- the zglp1 gene encoding GATA-type zinc finger protein 1, which yields MTQAALNQANQSRVEHDDSHSALFYLFQEVSKLASPNHNIFLDTGPPSTLPNEAAKKDSLVIEMKEEHMQSFQISNDSCLYRLPYNQVNKVKAESPESKDTSWGEPQFECSSPWKVLSLINLHCEQLLHKRDVEKLDPTSVFTATNLDHSATKSLTAAPDVSSRSDGFECTSRLPFCPCERQEIPNSVSPEKDDCKLCCEVNSEVDFSVQLQTGEKTHIVENAMSQPCIPNACVNTQLTFNSNDKDCVALSEPVLTLDHNANFILSAESPCDTQLHPLVSIPPPSHSTSFISSVNESCPLISSQDDKTTPSKPQCTHRPIEEKSPKSALAAHLKSCAASKPVQKDQLGQASTYQRRTKTSRKQPHPSRSADIQDPDFQGVTFRIDTELDDSREQCRLLITSKYSKELCKSVRKQRVRMRTSQKSLKTSSSDEEDDQTANVLKDKVCASCSTRKTPMWRDAEDGTPLCNACGIRYKKYRVRCVNCWHIPRKEDNSNSCCLKCGKFVRMTSAQRKLTT from the exons ATGACGCAAGCTGCCTTAAACCAGGCAAACCAGAGCAGAGTGGAACACGATGACTCCCATTCTGCCCTTTTCTACCTATTCCAAGAAGTTTCCAAGCTAGCCTCCCCTAATCACAACATTTTTCTAGACACAGGTCCACCCTCCACTTTACCAAATGAGGCAGCTAAGAAGGATTCCTTAGTAattgaaatgaaagaagagcATATGCAATCATTTCAAATCTCTAATGATTCCTGCCTGTATAGGTTGCCGTATAATCAGGTGAATAAAGTGAAGGCAGAATCTCCTGAAAGCAAGGACACCTCTTGGGGTGAGCCACAGTTTGAATGCAGTAGCCCTTGGAAAGTGCTGAGTCTGATCAACCTACACTGTGAACAGCTGCTGCACAAAAGAGATGTAGAAAAGTTAGACCCAACTTCAGTATTCACTGCCACAAATTTAGATCATTCAGCAACCAAATCATTGACTGCAGCACCAGATGTTAGTTCTAGGAGTGACGGTTTTGAATGCACTTCAAGACTGCCTTTTTGTCCCTGTGAGCGACAAGAAATCCCAAACTCTGTCAGCCCAGAGAAAGATGATTGTAAATTGTGCTGTGAGGTAAACTCTGAGGTAGACTTTAGTGTTCAACTACAGACTGGTGAGAAAACCCACATTGTCGAAAATGCTATGTCTCAACCATGCATCCCCAACGCATGCGTTAATACTCAACTGACTTTTAATTCAAATGATAAGGATTGTGTAGCACTCTCAGAGCCAGTGCTAACACTGGACCACAATGCAAACTTTATTTTGTCTGCAGAGTCCCCATGTGACACCCAGCTACACCCTCTGGTGTCCATCCCTCCTCCATCGCATTCAACATCGTTCATATCTAGTGTGAACGAGAGTTGTCCTTTAATCTCAAGCCAAGATGACAAAACCACACCTTCTAAACCACAATGTACACATCGTCCCATAGAAGAAAAGTCCCCAAAATCCGCCTTGGCTGCCCACCTGAAATCTTGTGCAGCATCAAAACCAGTGCAAAAGGACCAACTTGGTCAAGCTTCTACCTACCAGAGGAGAACAAAGACTTCAAGAAAGCAACCTCATCCAAGTCGGAGTGCCGATATCCAAGACCCAGACTTCCAGGGGGTGACGTTCAGGATAGACACAGAGTTGGACGACAGTAGGGAACAGTGTCGACTTCTCATAACATCAAAGTACAG CAAGGAGCTCTGCAAGAGTGTGAGAAAACAGAGGGTGAGGATGCGGACGTCACAGAAATCCCTTAAAACTAGCAGTTCAGATGAGGAGGATGACCAGACGGCTAATGTACTGA AGGATAAAGTCTGTGCATCATGCAGCACCAGGAAGACCCCCATGTGGAGAGATGCAGAGGACGGGACTCCACTCTGTAATGCTTGTGGAATAAG GTATAAGAAATACAGAGTGCGCTGTGTCAACTGCTGGCATATCCCTAGGAAAGAGGACAACTCAAACTCCTGCTGCCTCAAGTGCGGAAAGTTTGTGAGGATGACTTCAGCTCAGCGGAAACTCACCACCTAG